A single Gemmatimonadetes bacterium SCN 70-22 DNA region contains:
- a CDS encoding sodium:proton antiporter — translation MEHDIGLISMIAAGLGLALILGFLAVRLKLPALVGYLVAGILIGPATPGFDADVALAQQLAEIGVMLLMFGVGLHFSLGDLLQVRRIALPGALVQITVATLLGWGVAELWGWTVGEGLVFGLALSCASTVVLLRALEARGVLDTHNGHIAVGWLVVEDLACVLALVLLPALAPSLGGTVAAVAPQAGALASLAITLGKVVAFVVLMVVVGKRLFPWLLWQVARTGSRELFTLCVIAAAVGIAYAASVLFGVSFALGAFVAGMVLRESSLSHRAADESLPLRDAFSVLFFVSVGMLFDPMMLIREPLHVLTVVGIIMVGKTMAAFLIVLAFRYPLNTALTVSASLAQIGEFSFILASLGVSLGLLPQEGQNLVLAGALISIALNPLVFNAIEPAQRWIRSKSTLAQAMERADDPLAEIPATVHEAHLTGHVLIVGYGRVGSRIGESLLARRIPIVVAEENREIVERLRARGIPAVAGDASEPMVLVQAHVARACMLVIAIPDAVRARQMLETALTLRPQMETLVRVHSDEEDELVRGGHARHVFLGENELADAMSERAMEIVESQRREEQAVGVVLS, via the coding sequence ATGGAGCATGATATCGGGCTGATCTCCATGATCGCCGCGGGGCTGGGGCTTGCCCTCATCCTCGGCTTCCTGGCGGTACGCCTGAAGCTCCCCGCTCTCGTGGGGTACCTGGTGGCCGGGATCCTCATCGGGCCGGCGACGCCGGGTTTCGACGCCGACGTGGCCCTCGCACAGCAGCTGGCGGAGATCGGCGTCATGCTCCTGATGTTCGGCGTGGGGCTGCATTTCTCGCTGGGCGACCTGCTCCAGGTGCGGCGCATCGCCCTCCCGGGGGCGCTGGTGCAGATCACCGTGGCCACCCTGCTGGGATGGGGGGTCGCCGAGCTGTGGGGGTGGACCGTGGGAGAGGGCCTCGTCTTCGGCCTGGCCCTATCGTGCGCCAGCACGGTCGTCCTCCTCCGCGCCCTGGAGGCGCGCGGCGTCCTGGACACGCACAACGGCCATATCGCCGTGGGGTGGCTGGTGGTCGAGGACCTGGCGTGCGTCCTCGCCCTGGTCCTCCTCCCTGCCCTCGCCCCGTCGCTCGGGGGGACCGTCGCCGCGGTGGCCCCCCAGGCCGGTGCCCTCGCCTCGCTGGCCATCACGCTGGGCAAGGTGGTGGCGTTCGTCGTCCTGATGGTCGTCGTCGGCAAGCGACTCTTTCCCTGGCTGCTCTGGCAGGTGGCGCGCACCGGCTCTCGCGAGCTGTTCACGCTGTGCGTGATCGCCGCCGCGGTCGGCATTGCCTATGCCGCATCCGTGCTGTTCGGTGTCTCCTTTGCACTCGGGGCCTTCGTGGCGGGGATGGTCCTTCGCGAGTCGTCGCTGAGCCACCGTGCAGCCGACGAGTCGCTCCCGCTGCGCGACGCATTCTCGGTGCTGTTCTTCGTCTCGGTCGGAATGCTGTTCGACCCGATGATGCTGATCCGTGAACCGCTCCACGTCCTCACCGTCGTCGGAATCATCATGGTCGGCAAGACGATGGCCGCCTTCCTCATCGTCCTCGCCTTTCGCTATCCGCTCAACACGGCGCTCACCGTCTCGGCGAGCCTGGCACAGATCGGCGAGTTCTCCTTCATCCTCGCCAGCCTCGGCGTGTCGCTGGGACTCCTCCCGCAGGAGGGACAGAACCTCGTCCTCGCCGGGGCGCTCATCTCCATCGCCCTCAATCCGCTCGTCTTCAACGCCATCGAGCCGGCGCAGCGGTGGATTCGGTCGAAGTCGACGCTCGCTCAGGCCATGGAACGCGCCGACGATCCGCTGGCCGAGATTCCGGCCACGGTGCACGAAGCGCACCTCACGGGACATGTCCTCATCGTCGGCTACGGACGCGTCGGCTCGCGCATCGGTGAGTCGCTCCTGGCCAGGCGCATCCCGATCGTCGTGGCCGAAGAGAATCGCGAGATCGTCGAGCGGCTGCGTGCGCGCGGGATTCCCGCGGTCGCGGGGGATGCGTCGGAGCCGATGGTGCTGGTCCAGGCGCACGTGGCGCGGGCGTGCATGCTCGTCATCGCCATTCCGGACGCCGTGCGCGCGCGACAGATGCTCGAGACCGCGCTCACGCTCCGGCCGCAGATGGAGACCCTTGTCCGCGTGCACAGCGACGAGGAGGACGAGCTGGTTCGGGGAGGGCACGCGCGGCACGTATTCCTGGGGGAGAACGAGCTGGCCGACGCGATGTCGGAGCGCGCCATGGAGATCGTGGAGAGTCAGCGGCGTGAGGAACAGGCAGTGGGAGTGGTGCTGAGCTGA